The proteins below come from a single Rhizobium tropici CIAT 899 genomic window:
- a CDS encoding FkbM family methyltransferase has product MSVKKGQAGWVLYGPYVTLSPGRYVVEFHIDADPSAPSEEVCCSIDVTGGFGARQLIRRELTGADIVRSGKGVTLQFDVPEEDVFEFRIDSTGVGAFAAYAHRPLKRIDQESGRMSDVALPDIANQFFNTHIYDFKLLEKNGFTFHVGAEEVIAEFSGTRLYVNNAEDFQVLSEIFIHNEYNFITGRDKIVIDIGMNAGLASLFLASDPSVREIHAFEPFALPHARALKNFALNPKVAAKIRPNQFGLGERDEQMEVMVRSDATIGISVRGADSGKPEIIHIKEAAGVIAPLAERARRAGMDLVIKMDCEGSEFGIFETLARHDLFGSINAMVIEWHKWWSKDKNQMTLIAPLLDAGFIVLDKTQLSNPHAGLCYAVRAAR; this is encoded by the coding sequence GTGTCCGTCAAGAAGGGACAGGCGGGATGGGTGCTTTACGGCCCCTACGTCACCCTGTCCCCAGGACGTTATGTTGTCGAATTTCATATCGATGCTGACCCCTCCGCGCCATCGGAAGAGGTCTGTTGTTCTATCGATGTCACTGGGGGTTTTGGCGCCCGCCAATTGATACGAAGGGAGCTAACGGGCGCGGATATAGTGCGGTCTGGTAAGGGTGTGACCTTGCAGTTCGACGTACCGGAAGAGGATGTTTTCGAGTTCCGGATCGATTCAACGGGAGTTGGGGCCTTCGCCGCTTATGCCCATCGGCCTCTGAAAAGAATTGATCAAGAGAGCGGGCGCATGTCGGATGTCGCATTGCCTGACATCGCCAATCAATTCTTCAATACACACATCTATGATTTCAAGTTGCTCGAGAAAAATGGCTTCACTTTTCACGTCGGTGCGGAAGAGGTAATTGCCGAATTTTCAGGAACTCGGCTCTATGTCAACAATGCCGAAGATTTCCAGGTTCTGAGCGAAATTTTCATTCACAACGAATATAATTTCATCACTGGGCGCGACAAAATCGTCATCGATATCGGCATGAATGCGGGTCTGGCGTCACTCTTTCTAGCGAGCGACCCTTCGGTGCGGGAAATACATGCATTCGAGCCTTTCGCTCTACCCCATGCGCGAGCACTGAAGAATTTCGCACTAAATCCGAAGGTGGCGGCCAAGATCAGGCCAAACCAATTTGGGCTTGGCGAGAGAGACGAGCAGATGGAGGTCATGGTCCGCTCTGATGCAACGATCGGCATATCCGTAAGGGGAGCAGATTCCGGCAAGCCGGAAATAATCCATATCAAGGAGGCAGCTGGCGTCATCGCGCCGCTTGCGGAGCGTGCGCGGAGAGCGGGCATGGATCTGGTCATCAAAATGGATTGCGAGGGATCCGAGTTCGGGATTTTCGAGACCCTGGCGAGACACGACCTCTTCGGATCGATCAATGCCATGGTCATCGAATGGCACAAATGGTGGTCCAAGGACAAGAACCAGATGACGCTTATCGCACCGTTACTGGATGCGGGTTTCATCGTGCTGGACAAGACCCAGCTATCCAACCCGCATGCTGGCTTATGCTATGCTGTAAGAGCAGCGCGCTGA
- a CDS encoding peptide ABC transporter substrate-binding protein, with the protein MAHITRKFIAAAFVSTILSVSAHAATLNIHNGGDPTSLDPQKISGDWENRIDGDIFEGLVTEDPKDNPIPGQAASWTISPDQKVYTFKLRDGIKWSDGQPVTAQDFVFAFQRLMDPKTAAQYAYLQYTILNAEKINKGEIKDLTQLGVKAIDDKTLEITLENPTPYFLNALMHYTAYPLPKHVVEAKGDQWVKIGNIVTNGPYKPTEWVPGSHVSMVKSDQYYDAKDIKIDNVNYYTLEDQAAALKRYRAGEFDILTSFPADQFDWIQKNLPGQAHVVPFLGTYYYVLNSTKPPFDDKRVRQALSMAVNREVIGPKILGTGELPSYSWVPPGTANYGEPAYVSWKDEPYKQKVEEAKKLLKEAGFGPDHPLKAQLRYNTNDNHKRIAVAIAAMWKPLGVDIELYNTETKVHYDEMQRGEVQIGRAGWLADYNDPINFLNLLSTGVEMNYGRWSNKDYDALIKQGNEEIDLKKRAEIYKKAEQLALDDSAAIPIYYYVSQNIVAPKVQGFVDNIQDIHRTRWLSIKE; encoded by the coding sequence ATGGCGCATATCACCAGAAAATTTATCGCTGCGGCTTTCGTCAGCACGATATTGAGCGTTTCCGCGCATGCCGCGACCCTCAATATCCACAACGGCGGCGACCCGACTTCGCTCGATCCGCAAAAAATTTCCGGCGATTGGGAAAACCGTATCGACGGCGATATCTTCGAAGGGCTGGTGACCGAGGATCCCAAGGACAACCCAATTCCCGGCCAGGCTGCAAGCTGGACCATTTCACCCGATCAGAAGGTCTATACCTTCAAGCTTCGCGACGGCATCAAGTGGTCCGATGGCCAACCGGTGACGGCTCAGGACTTCGTCTTTGCTTTCCAGCGCCTGATGGACCCGAAGACCGCTGCGCAATATGCTTATCTGCAGTACACGATCCTGAACGCGGAAAAGATCAACAAGGGCGAGATCAAGGATCTGACCCAGCTTGGCGTCAAGGCGATCGACGACAAGACGCTCGAAATCACGCTTGAGAATCCCACTCCATACTTCCTCAACGCCCTGATGCACTACACGGCCTATCCGCTGCCGAAGCATGTCGTCGAAGCCAAGGGCGACCAATGGGTCAAGATCGGCAACATCGTCACCAACGGCCCGTACAAGCCCACCGAATGGGTGCCCGGTTCGCACGTCAGCATGGTCAAGAGTGACCAGTATTACGACGCCAAGGACATCAAGATCGACAACGTCAACTATTACACGCTGGAAGATCAGGCCGCTGCCTTGAAGCGCTATCGCGCCGGCGAATTCGATATCCTGACTTCCTTCCCGGCTGACCAGTTCGACTGGATCCAGAAGAACCTGCCCGGCCAGGCGCATGTGGTGCCCTTCCTTGGCACCTACTACTACGTCCTGAACTCTACCAAGCCGCCCTTCGACGACAAGCGCGTGCGCCAGGCTCTCTCCATGGCCGTCAACCGCGAGGTCATCGGCCCGAAGATTCTCGGCACCGGCGAACTGCCATCCTATTCCTGGGTACCGCCGGGTACCGCCAACTACGGTGAGCCGGCCTATGTCAGCTGGAAGGACGAGCCTTACAAGCAGAAGGTCGAAGAAGCCAAGAAGCTCCTGAAGGAAGCAGGCTTCGGTCCCGATCATCCGCTGAAGGCTCAGCTGCGCTACAACACCAACGACAACCACAAGCGCATCGCCGTTGCGATCGCCGCCATGTGGAAGCCGCTCGGCGTCGATATCGAGCTCTACAACACCGAAACCAAGGTGCATTATGATGAAATGCAGCGCGGCGAGGTGCAGATCGGCCGTGCCGGCTGGCTCGCCGACTACAACGACCCGATCAACTTCCTGAACCTGCTCTCCACCGGCGTCGAGATGAACTACGGCCGCTGGAGCAACAAGGACTACGATGCTCTGATCAAGCAGGGCAACGAGGAAATCGATCTGAAGAAGCGCGCCGAAATCTACAAGAAGGCCGAACAGCTGGCCCTCGACGACAGCGCCGCGATCCCGATCTACTACTACGTTTCCCAGAACATCGTCGCCCCGAAGGTCCAGGGCTTCGTCGACAACATCCAGGACATCCACCGTACGCGCTGGCTGTCGATTAAAGAATAA
- a CDS encoding ABC transporter permease: MILNSAKRELLEAELLSAEGLAPKGRSLTGDAMRRLLRNKAAALSLIVLAVLVLVAIFGPYFLPFNYEDPDWNSFRGAPDFAAGHYFGTDGNGRDLLSRTLYGTRVSLTVALVATLVSVVIGVLYGAVAGYFGGRVDAIMMRFVDIMYALPYVLFVILLMVIFGRNVYLLFAAIGALEWLTMARIVRGQTLSIKQREFIEAARASGQRSFKIILKHIVPNLVGPVVIYATLTIPEIIATESFLSYLGFGVQEPLTSLGTLIAEGSAGMETTPWLLFFPAGFLVALLMSLLFIGDGLRDAFDPKDR; this comes from the coding sequence ATGATCCTCAATTCCGCCAAGAGAGAATTGCTGGAAGCGGAATTGCTTTCGGCAGAAGGGCTCGCACCCAAGGGGCGATCCCTCACCGGCGACGCGATGCGTCGCCTCCTGCGCAACAAAGCCGCAGCACTGTCGCTGATCGTGCTAGCGGTGCTGGTTCTGGTCGCCATATTCGGTCCGTACTTCCTGCCCTTCAACTATGAAGATCCGGACTGGAATTCCTTCCGAGGCGCTCCAGACTTCGCCGCCGGCCACTATTTCGGCACCGACGGCAATGGCCGTGACCTTCTCTCCCGCACGCTCTACGGCACCCGGGTGTCGCTGACCGTCGCCCTGGTGGCGACCCTCGTCTCAGTCGTCATCGGCGTGCTCTACGGCGCCGTCGCCGGCTACTTCGGCGGCCGCGTCGATGCGATCATGATGCGCTTCGTCGATATCATGTACGCCCTGCCCTACGTCCTCTTCGTCATCCTGCTGATGGTGATCTTCGGCCGCAATGTCTATCTGCTGTTTGCGGCGATCGGCGCACTCGAATGGCTCACCATGGCCCGTATCGTGCGCGGCCAAACCCTGTCGATCAAGCAGCGGGAATTCATCGAGGCCGCCCGTGCATCGGGGCAGCGATCGTTCAAGATCATCCTGAAACACATCGTGCCGAACCTCGTCGGCCCGGTCGTCATCTACGCAACGCTCACCATCCCGGAAATCATCGCGACGGAGAGCTTCCTCTCCTATCTCGGTTTCGGCGTTCAGGAGCCGCTGACATCGCTCGGCACCCTAATTGCCGAAGGTTCGGCCGGTATGGAGACGACGCCCTGGCTGCTGTTCTTCCCGGCCGGTTTCCTGGTCGCGCTACTGATGAGCCTGCTCTTCATCGGCGACGGTCTGCGCGACGCATTCGATCCGAAGGATCGCTGA
- a CDS encoding glycosyltransferase family 4 protein has translation MLQRLSDIDQTTWAQAATPVAVPERLLIVSDAWHPQVNGVVRSIENTNRELKRMGIEVSMITPDGFRNIPCPTYPEIRLSIAGYRKIAARIEALRPTYIHIATEGPLGLTARRWSLRNGMPFSTSYHTRFPEYVAARLPIPESWLYAFVKWFHNAGHGCMVATPSLANELRQRGIRNLLPWSRGIDSSLFRPQPQDDAPFDLPRPIFMTVGRVALEKNLPAFLDLDLPGSKVVVGDGPARAELQTLYPDVHFLGAKFGEELAHAYSQADVFVFPSKTDTFGNAILEALASGVPVAAYPVTGPADILGGDRAAGVVDADLATACLAALSCSREAARSLALNYSWEAATTQFIGNVRIANHRGRLQAYKE, from the coding sequence ATGTTGCAACGCTTGTCAGACATCGATCAAACCACCTGGGCGCAGGCGGCGACACCTGTCGCAGTACCCGAACGGCTGCTTATCGTCAGCGATGCCTGGCATCCGCAGGTCAACGGTGTGGTTCGCTCCATCGAGAACACCAATCGCGAACTGAAGCGCATGGGCATCGAGGTTTCGATGATCACGCCGGACGGCTTTCGCAACATCCCCTGCCCGACCTATCCGGAAATCCGGCTCTCGATCGCCGGCTATCGCAAGATTGCCGCCAGAATAGAAGCGCTCCGGCCGACTTATATCCACATTGCGACCGAGGGTCCCCTGGGACTCACGGCAAGGCGCTGGTCTCTGAGAAACGGCATGCCGTTTTCCACGAGCTATCATACTCGCTTTCCCGAATATGTCGCTGCTCGCCTGCCGATACCGGAAAGCTGGCTCTACGCCTTCGTCAAATGGTTTCACAATGCGGGCCATGGCTGCATGGTGGCGACGCCAAGCCTGGCAAACGAACTCAGGCAGCGTGGCATCCGCAACCTGCTGCCCTGGAGCCGTGGCATCGACTCCTCGCTGTTTCGACCGCAGCCCCAGGACGACGCACCCTTCGACCTGCCTCGCCCGATTTTCATGACTGTAGGTCGCGTGGCGCTGGAAAAGAACCTACCCGCTTTCCTCGACCTCGATCTGCCCGGATCGAAAGTAGTGGTCGGCGATGGCCCCGCGCGGGCGGAGTTGCAGACACTCTATCCGGACGTCCATTTTCTGGGAGCGAAATTCGGTGAGGAATTGGCGCATGCCTATTCGCAGGCGGACGTGTTCGTCTTCCCGTCCAAGACCGACACTTTCGGCAACGCCATTCTGGAAGCATTGGCGAGCGGCGTTCCGGTCGCCGCCTACCCGGTTACCGGCCCCGCGGACATTCTGGGAGGAGACAGGGCGGCTGGCGTCGTGGATGCGGACCTGGCCACCGCCTGCCTCGCCGCGCTCTCATGCTCGCGTGAAGCAGCGCGCTCCCTGGCACTCAATTACTCCTGGGAAGCGGCAACAACGCAATTTATCGGCAATGTCCGCATTGCCAATCATCGGGGCCGATTGCAAGCCTACAAGGAGTGA
- a CDS encoding sugar kinase: protein MGGRFLSIGECMVELSQADDGHLRKGFAGDTFNTAWYARACLPEDWAIDYFTALGDDAMSDEMIAFMSSAGIGTQSIRRLRGKTPGLYMINLKDGERSFSYWRDSSAARQLATDGDALRAAIEASDVLYFSGITLAILSREDAFTLLAELRRAKAAGKLVAFDPNLRPRLWSSLDAMHTMIAEGARAATLVMPSYDDEAAHFSDDSIAATIRRYRQYGAAMVVVKNGPDGATIGDGAQETLVPAVKVVKVIDTTSAGDSFNGAFLAHYLQHKDAVTAAGFAAKIAAKVIQEYGALIPHEKLKTVR, encoded by the coding sequence TTGGGCGGGCGTTTTCTATCGATCGGCGAATGCATGGTGGAACTGTCGCAGGCCGATGACGGACATCTGCGCAAAGGCTTTGCCGGCGACACCTTCAACACCGCCTGGTATGCCCGAGCCTGCCTGCCTGAGGACTGGGCGATCGACTACTTCACCGCGCTCGGCGACGATGCCATGTCCGACGAGATGATTGCCTTCATGAGCAGCGCCGGCATCGGCACGCAGAGCATCCGCCGCCTTCGCGGCAAGACGCCCGGCCTCTACATGATCAATCTGAAGGACGGCGAACGCTCCTTCAGCTATTGGCGCGACAGCTCTGCCGCCCGCCAGCTTGCGACCGATGGCGATGCCCTGCGTGCCGCAATCGAAGCCTCCGACGTCCTTTATTTTTCGGGCATTACACTCGCGATCCTGTCGCGCGAAGACGCCTTTACCTTGCTCGCAGAGCTGCGCCGCGCCAAGGCTGCCGGCAAGCTGGTCGCCTTCGATCCCAATCTGCGCCCTCGCCTCTGGTCCAGCCTCGACGCGATGCATACGATGATCGCAGAGGGAGCGCGTGCAGCGACGCTGGTGATGCCGAGCTACGACGATGAAGCCGCGCATTTCAGTGACGATTCGATTGCCGCCACGATCCGCCGCTATCGGCAATACGGAGCCGCCATGGTCGTCGTCAAGAATGGCCCCGACGGCGCGACCATTGGCGACGGCGCTCAGGAGACGCTCGTCCCGGCGGTCAAGGTCGTGAAGGTTATCGACACCACCAGCGCCGGCGACAGTTTCAATGGCGCATTTCTGGCGCACTATCTGCAGCACAAAGATGCCGTTACCGCCGCCGGCTTCGCGGCCAAGATCGCGGCGAAGGTCATTCAGGAATACGGCGCGCTCATCCCGCACGAGAAGCTCAAAACCGTCAGGTAA
- a CDS encoding alpha-glucosidase family protein: MTSTNKAAGADWWRGAVIYQVYPRSFQDTDANGLGDIKGITRRLPHIAALGVDAIWLAPFFTSPMADMGYDVADYCDVDPIFGTLADFDEMMTAAHDLGLKVIIDQVISHTSDRHRWFVESRASRDNPKADWYVWADPKPDGTAPNNWLSIFGGPGWEWDGVRRQYYQHNFLTSQPDLNFHNLEVQDAVLSAVKFWLDRGVDGFRLDTVNYYFCDKKLRDNPPALVATGGLDAPESNPYGMQNHLYDKTQPENIGFLRRFRALLDQYEDRATVGEVGDGARSLQTVAAYTSGGDKLHMCYTFDLLGPDFTPAHFRSCVSDFQDNVVDGWVCWAFSNHDVQRHVSRFAETEEEQPRVAKLAISLLSTLRGSICLYQGEELGLPEAELAFEDLRDPYGIRFWPAFKGRDGCRTPMPWEAGRAHAGFTTADKSWLPVPYQHASLAVDKQEADADSVLHHYRQTLAFRAEHAALRDGDMTFLDTEEDVLAFTRSKGDETLLFVFNLSRRPVKVALPEDIKLGKTIAMPGFGTADAGAVLTLAALDVFCGHVA, translated from the coding sequence ATGACATCGACGAATAAAGCGGCGGGAGCCGACTGGTGGCGTGGGGCCGTGATCTATCAGGTCTATCCGCGGTCGTTTCAGGATACGGATGCCAACGGGCTCGGCGATATCAAGGGGATAACCCGGCGCCTGCCTCATATTGCCGCATTGGGGGTCGATGCGATCTGGCTGGCGCCGTTCTTCACCTCTCCGATGGCCGACATGGGCTACGACGTCGCTGATTATTGCGATGTCGATCCGATTTTCGGCACGCTTGCCGATTTCGACGAGATGATGACGGCAGCACACGACCTCGGGCTGAAGGTCATTATCGACCAGGTTATCTCGCACACGTCGGATCGGCATCGCTGGTTCGTCGAAAGCCGCGCAAGCCGCGACAATCCCAAGGCGGACTGGTATGTCTGGGCCGACCCAAAGCCGGATGGCACCGCGCCGAACAACTGGCTGTCGATTTTCGGCGGGCCGGGTTGGGAGTGGGATGGCGTACGCCGGCAATATTACCAGCACAATTTTCTGACCTCGCAGCCGGATTTGAACTTCCACAATCTTGAGGTCCAGGATGCCGTGCTCTCGGCCGTCAAATTCTGGCTTGATCGCGGCGTGGACGGTTTTCGTCTGGATACGGTCAACTACTATTTCTGCGACAAGAAGCTTCGCGACAATCCGCCGGCGCTCGTCGCAACCGGCGGGCTCGATGCCCCCGAGAGCAACCCTTACGGGATGCAGAACCATCTTTACGACAAGACGCAGCCGGAGAATATCGGCTTCCTGCGGCGGTTCCGGGCATTGCTCGACCAATATGAGGATCGCGCGACCGTCGGCGAAGTGGGGGATGGTGCGCGCTCGCTGCAGACCGTCGCCGCCTATACCAGCGGCGGCGACAAGCTGCATATGTGCTACACGTTCGACCTTTTGGGGCCCGATTTCACGCCGGCGCATTTCCGCAGTTGCGTCAGCGATTTTCAGGATAATGTCGTCGATGGCTGGGTCTGCTGGGCCTTTTCCAACCACGATGTCCAGCGGCATGTCAGCCGCTTTGCCGAGACGGAGGAGGAGCAGCCGCGTGTTGCGAAGCTCGCGATTTCGCTACTTTCCACATTGCGCGGTTCGATCTGCCTCTATCAGGGCGAAGAACTCGGTTTGCCGGAGGCGGAGTTAGCCTTCGAGGATCTGCGCGATCCCTATGGCATTCGCTTCTGGCCGGCCTTCAAGGGGCGTGACGGATGCCGCACGCCGATGCCCTGGGAAGCGGGTCGTGCTCATGCGGGCTTCACGACGGCCGACAAATCATGGCTGCCGGTTCCCTACCAGCATGCGTCCCTTGCGGTGGACAAGCAGGAAGCGGATGCGGATTCCGTACTGCATCACTATCGGCAGACGCTTGCCTTCCGTGCGGAACATGCCGCTTTGCGCGATGGCGACATGACCTTCCTTGATACGGAGGAAGACGTTCTCGCCTTCACGCGCTCCAAGGGTGACGAGACGCTGCTGTTCGTCTTCAATCTCTCCCGCAGGCCGGTGAAGGTTGCTTTGCCGGAGGACATCAAACTTGGCAAGACGATCGCCATGCCAGGATTTGGCACCGCCGATGCGGGGGCAGTGCTAACACTTGCTGCTCTGGATGTATTCTGCGGGCATGTGGCGTGA
- a CDS encoding MarR family winged helix-turn-helix transcriptional regulator: MTDDLLKLDNFICFALYSANHAMNRLYKPMLDALNLTYPQYLVMVTLWEEDGQTVGGIGEKLFLESSTLTPLLKRLEAAGFIKRIRSKEDERQVLIHLTGEGKALKKKAATVPPCILDATEQTPDELTRLKSEIITLRQALSRNAA, translated from the coding sequence ATGACTGACGACCTGTTAAAGCTGGATAATTTCATCTGCTTCGCGCTCTATTCGGCGAACCATGCGATGAACCGGCTCTATAAACCCATGCTGGACGCGCTCAATCTCACCTATCCGCAATATCTGGTCATGGTGACGCTATGGGAAGAAGACGGCCAGACCGTCGGCGGTATCGGTGAAAAGCTGTTCCTGGAATCAAGCACGCTGACGCCGCTGTTGAAGCGTCTGGAGGCAGCCGGCTTTATCAAGCGCATCCGCAGCAAGGAAGACGAGCGCCAAGTGTTGATTCACCTGACCGGCGAAGGCAAGGCGCTGAAGAAGAAGGCGGCAACTGTTCCCCCTTGCATTCTCGATGCCACGGAGCAAACACCCGACGAACTGACACGCTTGAAGAGTGAAATCATCACTTTGCGCCAGGCGCTCAGCAGGAACGCGGCCTGA
- a CDS encoding ABC transporter ATP-binding protein, translated as MTETLLELKDYSITFRTPEGEVAAVSKMNLKIGRGERIAVVGESGSGKSQTFLGLMGLLAKNGRTSGQALLDGKDLLTLKPRELDHVRGKDMAMVFQDPMTALNPSLRISRQLTEQLEVHGGLTARAASAAALDMLKRVGIPDPTRRFNLYPHELSGGMRQRIVIAMALLTKPKLLIADEPTTALDVTIQAQILDLFNELTAEMHTALIMITHDLGVVAGLADRVAVMYAGRIVEEAPVEELFENPAHPYTAALHSAIPRPDQDVDDLTVIPGRPPNLMHLPRGCSFSPRCAHVQDDCLDAAPPLDPLAPRRCAACFHPLSADQERSLVHG; from the coding sequence ATGACAGAAACACTTCTCGAACTCAAAGACTATTCGATCACTTTCCGCACGCCAGAAGGCGAAGTGGCGGCGGTCTCGAAGATGAACCTCAAGATCGGCCGCGGCGAACGTATCGCCGTCGTCGGCGAGTCCGGCTCCGGCAAGAGCCAGACCTTCCTCGGCCTGATGGGCCTGCTCGCCAAGAACGGCCGCACCAGCGGCCAGGCGCTGCTCGACGGCAAGGATCTGCTGACCCTGAAGCCTCGCGAGCTCGACCATGTGCGCGGCAAGGACATGGCAATGGTCTTCCAGGACCCGATGACCGCGCTTAACCCGTCGCTGCGCATCTCGCGGCAGCTGACGGAGCAGCTGGAAGTCCATGGCGGCCTGACAGCGCGCGCAGCTTCGGCAGCGGCGCTCGACATGCTGAAACGGGTCGGCATCCCTGATCCGACACGCCGCTTCAACCTCTATCCGCATGAGCTTTCGGGCGGCATGCGCCAGCGCATCGTCATCGCCATGGCGCTGCTGACCAAGCCGAAGCTCCTCATCGCCGATGAGCCGACGACGGCACTCGACGTGACGATCCAGGCGCAGATCCTCGATCTCTTCAATGAGCTGACGGCGGAAATGCATACGGCGCTCATCATGATCACCCATGACCTAGGTGTCGTCGCCGGCCTCGCCGACCGCGTTGCCGTCATGTATGCCGGCCGCATCGTCGAGGAAGCGCCGGTGGAGGAGCTGTTCGAAAATCCGGCTCATCCCTATACGGCGGCGCTTCACTCCGCGATCCCGCGACCGGATCAGGATGTCGACGATCTCACCGTCATCCCCGGACGGCCACCGAACCTGATGCATCTGCCGCGCGGCTGCTCCTTCTCGCCGCGCTGCGCCCATGTACAGGACGACTGTCTGGACGCGGCCCCACCGCTCGATCCGTTGGCGCCACGCCGTTGCGCGGCCTGCTTCCACCCCCTTTCGGCTGATCAGGAACGGAGCCTCGTCCATGGCTGA
- a CDS encoding ABC transporter permease subunit has protein sequence MFGYALRRLLSTIPVLWIAVTVCFFILRLAPGGPFDGERPLPPEVKANLAAHYNLDKPLVEQYLIYVGDVMKGDLGPSFANQDFTVTQQIMSGFPYTLTIGGSAFVLATVVGVFIGCLGALYQNRAADYWLGGGLLIGLVMPSFLIAPILQLIFGNTLGWLPVGGWGDGSIKFLILPIIVLTLPHAARISRLMRGSMIEVMGQNFIRTAKAKGIGPRLTIMRHALKPAMMPVVSYLGPAASYLLTGSLVVESIFGLPGVGRYFVGAALNRDYGMVLGTVVFYMVLIVVLNLLVDIAYAWLDPKVRMR, from the coding sequence ATGTTTGGCTACGCTCTCCGTCGTTTGCTGTCGACAATCCCCGTTCTGTGGATTGCCGTGACAGTGTGTTTTTTCATTCTGCGCCTCGCTCCCGGCGGCCCCTTCGATGGCGAAAGGCCATTGCCGCCGGAAGTCAAAGCCAACCTCGCGGCTCACTACAACCTCGACAAGCCCCTGGTTGAGCAATACCTGATCTATGTCGGCGACGTCATGAAGGGCGACCTTGGCCCCTCCTTCGCCAACCAGGACTTCACCGTCACCCAGCAGATCATGTCCGGCTTCCCCTATACGTTGACCATCGGTGGCTCCGCCTTCGTGCTCGCGACTGTCGTCGGTGTCTTCATAGGCTGTCTCGGGGCGCTCTATCAGAACCGCGCAGCCGATTACTGGCTGGGCGGCGGCCTCCTCATCGGCCTGGTCATGCCAAGCTTCCTCATCGCCCCCATCCTTCAGCTCATCTTCGGCAATACGCTCGGCTGGCTGCCGGTCGGCGGCTGGGGCGACGGCTCGATCAAGTTCCTGATCCTGCCCATCATCGTCCTGACCCTGCCGCACGCGGCTCGCATCTCTCGCCTGATGCGAGGCTCGATGATCGAAGTGATGGGCCAGAACTTCATTCGCACCGCCAAGGCCAAGGGTATCGGCCCGCGGCTGACGATCATGCGCCACGCGCTGAAGCCGGCCATGATGCCCGTCGTCTCCTATCTCGGACCCGCGGCAAGTTACCTCCTCACCGGCTCGCTGGTGGTCGAAAGCATCTTCGGCCTCCCCGGCGTCGGCCGCTACTTCGTCGGCGCAGCGCTCAACCGTGATTACGGCATGGTTCTCGGCACGGTCGTTTTCTACATGGTCCTGATCGTGGTCCTCAACCTGCTGGTCGACATCGCCTATGCCTGGCTCGACCCGAAAGTGAGAATGCGATGA
- a CDS encoding ABC transporter ATP-binding protein, with protein sequence MAEQTLLKVEHLTTEFELPSKSLFKPPLILTAVNDVSFELKTGRTLGIVGESGCGKSTLGRSILRLIKAQKGRILWQGGNLLDLTEEEMRAARRDMQIIFQDPIASLDPRMTVGDIIAEPLTVFEPKLTRAQRQDRVREIMAAVGLVPEMINRYPHEFSGGQAQRIGIARAVITRPKLIICDEPVSALDVSIQGQVITLLRRLRKEFGLTLIFISHDLSVVRLISDDVLVLYLGKVVEAGEAATVFDHPAHPYTQALFSAAPIPDPKLARGRERIRLQGDPPSPLNPPPGCVFSPRCWKATDVCRTKMPPTEQVRPGQTAACYHMDRP encoded by the coding sequence ATGGCTGAGCAAACGCTTCTGAAGGTCGAGCATCTGACGACCGAATTCGAGCTGCCGTCGAAATCCCTCTTCAAGCCGCCGCTGATCCTGACTGCGGTCAACGATGTCAGCTTCGAGCTGAAGACCGGCCGCACGCTCGGCATCGTCGGCGAATCCGGTTGCGGAAAGTCCACGCTCGGCCGCTCCATCCTGCGGCTGATCAAGGCCCAGAAGGGCCGCATTCTCTGGCAGGGCGGCAACCTGCTCGATCTCACCGAAGAGGAGATGCGCGCCGCCCGCCGCGACATGCAGATCATCTTCCAGGATCCGATCGCCTCGCTCGACCCGCGCATGACCGTCGGCGACATCATCGCCGAGCCGCTGACCGTCTTCGAACCGAAACTGACCCGGGCGCAGCGACAGGATCGCGTTCGCGAGATCATGGCGGCCGTCGGTCTCGTACCCGAGATGATCAACCGCTATCCGCACGAGTTCTCGGGCGGGCAGGCGCAGCGCATCGGCATTGCCCGCGCCGTCATCACCCGGCCGAAGCTCATCATCTGCGACGAGCCGGTCTCGGCGCTGGATGTCTCGATCCAGGGACAGGTCATCACGCTTCTGCGCCGCCTGCGCAAGGAGTTCGGCCTCACCCTGATCTTCATCAGCCACGACCTCTCGGTCGTCCGCCTGATTTCGGACGACGTGCTGGTGCTCTATCTTGGCAAGGTGGTGGAAGCGGGCGAGGCTGCGACGGTCTTCGACCATCCGGCGCATCCCTATACGCAGGCGCTGTTCTCCGCCGCGCCGATCCCTGACCCGAAACTGGCGCGTGGCCGCGAGCGCATACGCCTGCAGGGCGATCCGCCCTCGCCGCTCAATCCGCCGCCGGGCTGCGTCTTCTCGCCCCGCTGCTGGAAGGCGACCGATGTCTGCCGCACGAAGATGCCGCCGACGGAACAGGTTCGTCCCGGCCAGACGGCGGCCTGCTATCACATGGATCGGCCGTAA